In Bacteroidales bacterium, the DNA window GACTATTTCACTCCATAGCATGGAATTTGGTGGAATTGAATATAATAAATGGATCGATGACAGTTACTTGCTTATAGCTAAAGCAAATTATTACAAGGGTGATTTTATCAAAGCCAAAAACATTTTTGAATTCGTAACCACAAAATATAAAAAAAACCTCGAAAGGTACGAAGCACACTTATGGCTGGTCAAAATCGCTTTAAAAACCAAGAACTATCCAGAAGCATTTAATCACCTAACTACCGTAAAAAAAGCATTTGAAGATAAAATTTTAAACAGAAAACTTGTGAAATTTTACTACTTAACATCAATAGACTATTATAACCTTACAAAAAACTATGATGAATCCATTCAATGCCTACAGAAGGTTTTACCTCTTGTTCACTCGTCACGATTTAAAGCCAGGTTACTCTTTATCCTTGCTCAAGTTTATCAAGCAAAAGGAGACAAACAGAATGCTTTTGAAACTTATCAGAAGGTTCTTCAAAAAAATCCACCTTACAACTTAGCTTTTCACGCTAAAATTAATCTTGCTCTAACTTATGACCAAAGTATTTCCACACGAAAAAAGATAGACTTGAATTCGACTCTTCTTAAAATGGCAAAAGACAAAAAAAACGAAGAGTACTTAGACGAAATCTACTATGCTTTAGCTATTTACGAATTTAAACTTAACAACGAACAAAAAGCTTTAGATTATCTGAAGCAATCTGCTCGAAAAAGTAGTAAAAATATTTACCAGAAAACGTTAACCTATTTAACTCTCGCTAATTATCTGTATGAAAGAAAAAAATACAGAGAAGCTCAAGCATATTATGATACGCTTATTACCATCATTCCAAAAGACTATCCAGATTTGGAAACCATCCAACAACGGCAGAAAATATTATCTAAACTCGTAAATTATCTCGTAACCATTGACCGTGAAGATTCTTTGCAACGAATAGCTCGAATGCCCGAACAAGAAAGGCTTGCCTTAATTGATAAGTTAATTCAGCAATATATTATCGATGAAGAGAGAAAAAAACAAGAAGAACGACAAAGGCTTTCTACACTTTTTCAGGATAATTCTCAAAATCTTACCAACGCTTCCTCTTCATGGTATTTTTACAATCCTCAAACAGTTAATTTCGGCAAAATAGAGTTTCGAAAGCGATGGGGGTCACGTCCACTTGAAGACTTATGGAGACTTTCCAACAAACAACCCACCTTGACCTTCGAAGATATTAGCCATCAAGCTGATACCATAGAAGAAGACACTAACAAAGCAAGTAAAAATCCGCGCGACAGACTCTTTTACCTCAAAGATCTACCTTTAACCCCTGAGAAGTTGAATCAGTCTAACCAACGTTTAGAAAATGCCCTTTTTCAGGTTGGATATATTTACAAAACTGAGCTACAAGAGTGTACACAAGCCATTCCATACCTTGAAAGGCACGTTAACGACTTCGTAGAATCTAGTAATCGACCAACGTCTTTATATGTACTTTATACCTGCTATCATGATAACCTGAAGGATAACAATAAAGCCAATTATTACAAAAATCTTCTTCTGAGCAACTATCCAGAAAGTGAATATGCCAGAATATTGCTCGACAGTAATTACTGGACAAAATTGAAAAACCAACAGAAAGTTTCTGAAATTTATTATGAAAACACTTATAATGCTTTTCAAAAAGGTCAATGTGATAAAGTTGTCTACATGGCTGATTCTGCTTTGAAATCATTTGTCGATCCTGTATTGCTATCCCGTTTTTCTTATTTACGTATCTTATGTATGGGAAAATTATATGGAAAAGATACCCTTATATCTTTGTTAAAAAAAGAAATTAAATCTTTTCAACAACCAATCAAAAAAGAAGCTGAGCAATTGCTAGCTTTTTACCAAAAAGAATCATCATCCTCTCAGTCTTTTAATCCAACTTCCGAAAATATTAATCCCCCTGCCCTATTTATGAAACCTAATGAAAATGACATACATATTTTCGTTTGCATTTTAGATGCCAAAAAATCTTCAAGCAACACCATTAAAGCTTTATTCTCAGACTTTAACAAACAAAATTATCCTGACCTCAACCTCTCTGTCGGCAACGTTATTTTGAATAATGAGCGTGTGATGTACAGCATAAGTCAGTTTAAAACCAAAATCGACGCCATGAAATACTATCAACACGTAACCTCTAATTCTGCCCTACTGAATCAACTTCTACCTGCCAATCCCATCATGTTTATCATCAGCGCACCCAATTATCCAATTTTTTATAAAAACAAGAACGAAAATGAATACCTAAAATTTTTCAAAGATCATTACTTTTCTCCATAAAATCATTTGTGTTATGGGAAGAAATCAAGCCGAAGAACAATCCATTCAAAACATTAACATTCTGTCGAACGGAACAATTGTGATAGGAGATATTAAAGTAGAAGGGGACATCCGTATTGATGGTAATGTCAATGGAAAAATTCATGTTAAGGGAAAAATCATCATCGGCTCAACTGCTCATATTGAAGGAGAAATTGTCTGCCATCATGCAGATATAGGCGGAGTGATAAAAGGAAAGTTACACGTTCATGAACTTATCATGCTAAGAAACACAGCCAGAATTTATGGTGACATACAAACTCAGAAAATCAGCATTGAACCCGGTGCTATTTTCAACGGTTCATGTATCATGAGCTCCGATACTCCTAGTTCGAAATCCCACTAGCATGAAAAAAAACGATGATCCATGGAAAAAATTTATTTATTTCTCATCCATTGGATTTGAAATGTTGGCTATCATGCTTGTTGCAGGAGCTATAGGATATTATATCGATGATTATTATGATCACGAAACAAAATGGGTAACTTTAATTGGCTTGTTACTTGGAATGTTCATTTCTTTTTATACGATTTTCAGGCAATTAAAGCAAGATTAAATCGATGCGATTGCTATTTTTATCAACGATTTTACTGGTTTTAGTGATAACAGTTCTCATTTACTTCATCATTGAAAAAAACATTATTGTTTTCCTAAGTTATTTTCTCATTACGGGTATTTATCTTTTGTCAATTTTCTTATTTGACCTTTGGCACAAAACTAAACAAAACATGGTAGTAGAATTGCTTGCTCTGACAGGAGGTAAATTTTTTATCACTATCGTGTATTTATTTATTTTGAAACTTACTTCAGAACCTACTATATTTACCGTTGCATATACACTTTTTTATTATGCACTTTTATTGCTACTTGAAACTCTTTACATCAAAAAAAAATTAAATTCATAATTACTTCCTTTTCTTACAAAATACTAATTTTGCTTTGATGAGTATTATGTTGTTTTAAAATTTATGAATAAAGCAGAAATTCAATCTATTAAACAACGCTTTGGAATTATCGGGAATTCTCCACTTTTAGATCATGCCATAGACATTGCAAGACAGGTTGCACCAACAGACTTGACTGTACTCATCACAGGAGAAAGTGGAACGGGTAAAGAATTTTTTCCAAAAATTATCCATCACTATAGTCACCGAAAGCATGGGCCGTTCATAGCTGTAAACTGTGGAGCCATTCCAGAAGGAACTATCGACAGCGAACTTTTCGGCCATGAGAAGGGGTCATTCACTGGCGCCTATGAGGCAAGAAAAGGCTATTTTGAAGTCGTCAATGGTGGGACTATTTTCCTTGACGAAGTTGGAGATTTGCCATTAGGAACTCAGGTTAGATTACTTCGCGTACTTGAAACTGGCGAATTCATTCGTGTTGGTTCGTCTAAAGTATTAAAAACTGATGTCCGTGTTGTTGCTGCCACCAACGTTAATCTTGTCGAGGCTATAAAACAAGGAAAATTTAGAGAAGATCTATTTTATAGATTAAATACCGTACCCATTCATATCCCCCCTCTTAGAGAGCGGCGAGGAGATATTGTGCTACTTTTTAACAAATTCGCACTTGATTTTGCCGAAAAATATCGCATTCCTCCTATCGAGCTTACCCAAGAAGCTACTCAATTACTAACCCAAGCATATTGGCATGGAAACGTTAGGCAACTTAAAAATGTAGCCGAGCAGATCTCTATCATCGAAAAAGAAAGAGTTATTACCCCCGAAATACTCAGAAAATACATACAGGATATTACTACAACTTCATTACCTGCTTTAAAAAAGGATAGCGACATGCTAGAACAATATACCACCGACCGCGAAATCGTCTTTAAATTCCTGGCTGACATGAAAAAAGATATCCAAGAACTCAAACGGGTAGTATCGCACATTATTGCTGTAACAGGCGTGAACCCAAGTCCAACTTTCAAACAAGTTGAACATTTTACAGATTTGACAAATACTACACCTGATATATCTTTTTCAATTGTTGACAATGCTTCAGAACATATAACTTCAATTAAAGATGTTCCCGCAGAAATCATCAAAGATGATGAACCTCTAAGTCTCGAAAAAAAAGAAATGGAAACCATCAAAAAAGCACTCGAGAAATATAAAGGTAAACGTAAACTTGCTGCAAAAGAACTTGGCATATCAGAAAGAACTTTATACCGAAAAATTAAGCAATACAACCTCAACATGTAATGATGCGTTATATATCTTTAATGTCTTTTATTTTTATTGCTATTTTTTCATCAGCATGCAAAGTAAAATTTACCTTTACAGGAGCATCCATTTCACCAGAACTATTAACTTTCTCTGTAACAAATTTTCAGAATAACGCTTCTCTTGTTAATCCCATTCTTGCTCAGATATTAACCGAAAAGCTTAGAAATAAAATCAGTTCTCAAACGAGACTAAAATTAGTCAATTCAGGAGGAGATATTCATTTTGAAGGTGAAATTGTTTCTTATTCACTTCAACCTGTGGCAATACAGTCAAATGAAACTGCTCAGCTGACGCAACTCACCATTACTATTTTTGTCCGATGTTATAACAAAAAAGATGAAACACAAAACTATGAAACACGTTTTTCTCGTTTTCAGCAATTTCCTTCTAATCAAAACTTTTCGTCCATCGAAAATGACCTCATCGATGCTATTACCGACGAACTGGTTGATGACATTTATCGCAAAACATTTGTAAATTGGTAAACCATGGATTGGGAAAAAATAATAGAAGAACATCCTTATTCATTTCATGGGTATTTTTTTCTTTTAAAAAAATGGAAAACTGAAAACCCACTTCAGTATGCCAAATTACTGAACCATCTTAGATTTAGAGCTCTGGATACAGTTAAATTATTCATACATCTTCAGTCAAACGAAATACCCGAACTCAAGAAAAAATCTTTTGAATCTAGTAACGAGAGTTCTAGCATTTATTTAAAACCTACACCTGCCATGAAACAAGAAGAACTTATTGATCGGTTTTTAATGCTTGAACCTACCATTACCATAGATAAAAATAAAACCACCAATGAAAATGGTGAACACGACTTATCCCTACCTAGCACAACTGAAAGATTAGACATCGTTAGTGAAACTCTAGCTCAGATCTATCTTCTCAAAGGCAGAAAAGATAAGGCTATTGCTATCTACGAAAAATTGATGTTGCTCAATCCGGAAAAAAGTAGTTATTTTGCAAGTCAAATTAAACAATTAAAATTGTAAGTATGTTTTCCTTTCTAATTGTCTTAATAGTAATTGCAAGTATACTTCTGGGATTTGTTGTTTTGATTCAAAACCCAAAAGGCGGAGGATTTGCTGCTGGTATTCAATCCACTCAATTTATGGGAGTTAGACAAGCAGCAGATTTTCTTGAAAAAGCTACGTGGACACTTGCTATTGCGATTTTATTTCTTAGTATGCTAACGCTAGCTTTCAAACCTCAAAAAGTTACCGAAGAGCATAGTCGAGTTAAAAAATATATTGAAGAAGCTAATATCCAACCCACTCATGTTCCTGAAGGAATTCAACCCATTCAACAACAAAACAATCAATGATCATTTTTTCCCCTTTTTATGACAACAAACGAAGGAAAATGATCACTATATCCACCCATAAAATTACCTCCAATGGCTGTCCTAAATGGATAACCTTTAAATGTTCCTTCCTTTTGCTTTAAGAATTCTTCATTGAAAACAAAAGCTTTAAAGTATTGCCATCCTTTTTCTGTGCATAATAGCCCTTTCGATACTATAATCTGATCGAAAAGGCTCCATTTGTCTCGATAAGCATGAGAACCTATTCCTTCGTATTTATAAAGAGCATAATACGGATTGTATAAAAAGGTCTGATGAGCCAATTCTTTTTTTCCTGCGGCTTTTAGTACGTTTAAAACACTTTGGTCTGTGGGATCATCGTTGAAATCGCCCATGATAAAAATTTTTGCCAAGCTATCCGTTTGCAATATGGAATCTACAATATGGCGAGTAAGAGCAGCTGCCGCAAGTCTGTAAGGACGACTTTTTTTCTCTCCTCCCCTCCTTGAGGGCCAGTGATTAACTATAAAAAACATGGTATCACCCAGAAGTATTCCTTTTACCAATAACTGATCTCTGGTTTTATATGAAGTGTCATTAGGGATAATCAATCGATAAGGTTTTGCAACTAGAGGTTTAAAAAAATCTTTTCGATATAACAAACCTACATCTACTCCGCGCGAATACCAACTATCAAATAAAATTGCATCATAATTACTTTTGGACAAAACAGTTTTTTTGCACAAGTCATTTAAAACATGTATGTTTTCTGCTTCGCATACACCCAGAATTGCCGGACCTCCTGGCAAATAGCTTTCACCAATTCGAGAAATGACTTCTGCCATGTTACGTAATTTCAACAAATATTTCTCTGTATTCCATTTTAAAGCTGAAGTGGGCAAATATTCTTCATCGTCAAAACGAGGATCATTAATGGTATCAAATAAATTTTCTAGATTGTAAAAACCGATAGTGACTACTTCATATTTCGCTTGTGATTTTCCGTAAATGAGATGAAAAATAAAGAAAATAACAAGAAAAAATCTCATGACTTTTTTGCAAATATGCTGTTTTTTGTTGAAACAAACATGATTAATATTTTAAAAAAAACGTGCATATTTGAAGCAAATTTAAAGTCATGGAAAATTTCATTTTCAAAGGTGTTGAGCCTGAGCGAGTTTGGTATTATTTTTACGAGATCTCAAAAATCCCCCGCCCTTCGAAAAAGGAAGATAAAATCATAGCTTATCTCGAGGAATTTGGTAAAAAACATGAACTTGAAACCATCAAAGATAAAGTTGGCAACATCGTCATACGCAAGCCAGCAACAGCAGGTTTTGAAAACAAACCCTGGGTATGTCTACAGTCACATGTAGATATGGTTTGTGAAAAAAATCCTGATTCCAATCATGATTTTGAGAAGGATCCTCTTCAATTAAAGATTGTGGACCAATGGGTGATGGCTACAGGAACAACCCTTGGAGCAGATAATGGCATTGGAGTGGCTATGAGTCTTGCCATATTGGAAGACAAAAGCTTACAACATGGGCCTATTGAATGCCTCTTTACAGTAGACGAAGAAACAGGTCTCACAGGTGCTTTTGCCCTCGATCCCTCTTTATTAAAAAGCAAAATACTTATCAACCTCGACAGCGAAGATGAAGGAGTCATTTTCATTGGATGTGCAGGGGGACGTGATACGACAGGCAAAACTAAGATCTCTTATACGTCTATTCCTGCTGGCTTAGCTGCTTTTGAAATCACCATAGGTGGTTTAAAAGGAGGACACAGCGGCGATGATATTAACAAAGGTAGAGCCAATGCCAATAAATTACTGGCACGTATTTTAGCTGCTATCAACGAATCGACAACCATGTACCTTTGTCATATCGATGGTGGAAATCTTCGTAATGCCATTCCTAGGGATGCCAAAGCTATTATTGCTTTTCCTCCAACTGAAAAAGAAAACATAGTATCCATCATCAATACTTACCAACATTATTTTGCCAACGAATACAAGGTTACTGACCCCGAAGTTAAAGTATCTTTATCTGAGGTGTCTTTACCTGATAAAGCATTAGAATCATCTTTGAAAGATACTATTATACGTCTACTTCTTGGTTTACCCCACGGAGTTCTTGCCTACTCTCAGGATATTCCAGACTTTGTAGAAACAAGTACCAATCTAGCTTCTATCAAAATTAAAGAAGATGAAATAGTCATTGCCACAAGTCAACGTAGTTCTCTTGAATCAGCTAAACTATTTGCCAACCAAATGGTTGCATCTGTTTTCGCTTTGGCTCAATTTTCGTACACCCACAGTGATGGTTATCCAGGTTGGAACCCTAATCCCAACAGTCCATTACTTAAAAAAGCTGTGGAAATTTACGAAGAACTTTACCAACAAAAAGCAAACGTTCGTGCTATCCATGCAGGACTTGAATGTGGCTTGTTTAGTGAAAAAATCCCTGGTATGGATATGATATCCATAGGGCCCACCATGCGAGGCGTTCATAGCCCTGAAGAAAAACTACTTATTCCCACCGTCGAACGCGTTTATAAATGGGTACAAGAAATTTTGAAAAGAATCTAACAACAGTTTAAAAATTATCTGATCATGTCTGACAGTCCTAAAAATCAGGATTTGTTGAAAAGTATTATCGCTCACGCAAAAGAGTATGGTTTTATTTTTCCTTCATCCGAAATTTACGATGGATTAAGTGCTATATACGATTATGGTCCTTACGGCATTGAGTTGAAAAACAACATACGCTCTTATTGGTGGAAAAGCATGGTGCAACTCCATGAAAACATTGTTGGATTGGATGCTGCTATATTCATGCATCCACAAGTTTGGAAAGCATCAGGACATGTCGACGCTTTTAACGATCCCATGATTGATAATAAGGACAGCAAGAAAAGATATCGTGCTGATGAACTTATTGAAGATTATATTCAAAAGCTACTCGATAAAGCTAATAAGGAAGTTGAAAAGGCAAGAAAAAAATTTGGGGACGATTTTAATGAAGAATGGTTTAAGCAAACCAATTCCAATTATTTGAAATATGTCTCACAAGCTCAAGATGTTCAGGAGAGACTGAATAAATTACTACATGCAAACGATCTTAAAGGCCTAAAATCACTCATTGATGAGCTTGAAATAGTTGATCCTATCAGTGGAAGTCGAAACTGGACTGAAGTAAGACAATTCAACCTCATGTTTGAAACTCTCATGGGTCCAACAGCTGATGAAGCTGATAAGGTCTATCTTAGACCAGAAACAGCTCAAGGTATATTTGTCAATTTTCTTAATGTTCAAAAAACTGCTCGAATGAAGATACCTTTTGGTATCGCTCAGGTTGGAAAAGCTTTTCGCAATGAAATTGTAGCTAGGCAGTTTATTTTTCGAATGCGTGAATTTGAACAAATGGAGATGCAATTCTTTGTTCGACCCGGTGAAGAACTTGAATGGTTCGAATATTGGAAGGAAGAACGCATGAAATGGCATCTTGCTATGGGTATTCCTGCAGAAAAATATCGTTGGCACGTTCACGAGAAACTTGCCCACTACGCCAATGCTGCAGTCGACATAGAATTTGAATTTCCGTTTGGTTTTAAGGAAATAGAGGGAATCCATAGTCGTACTAATTTCGATCTTAGCCAACATCAGTTATATTCTGGAAAAAAAATGACTTATTTTGATCCTGAAACGGGTGAATCATATATTCCTTACGTGATTGAAACTTCCATTGGTCTTGATAGAACTGTCTTGGCCATACTGAGCCATGCTTACTGCGAAGAAAATTTACCTGATGGTTCTGAAAGAACTGTTTTACGCATTCCCTCATTTCTTGCACCCATTAAAATAGCTATTCTGCCCCTTGTTAAGAAAGATGGTATGCCTGAATTTGCATACAAAATTTATCAGAATCTCAAGCATCATTTTATGTGTTTTTATGAAGAAAAAGATACCATCGGCCGTCGATATCGTCGTCAGGATGCTATCGGAACACCCTACTGTGTAACAATAGATAATCAAACCCTTGATGATTCCACCGTTACAATTCGAAACCGTGATACTATGGAACAAATACGCATCCATGCTGATCAACTCTTGAATTATTTCACAGAACATTTGAAACCTAAAACATGATATATTATGGAAAACATCGTTGAAAAAGTTCTTCAGACCATGGAACAAGCAGGTAAACCATTGACCTCGGGCCAGATTGCCGAGATGACTGGGTTAGATAAAAAAGCTGTAGAAAAAGCCATGCAAGAACTAAAAAAACAAAACAAAATCATATCTCCTAAACGTTGTTATTGGGAACCTCTTAAGAAATAACCGTTTTTCAATGAGAAAAACTGTATTCATTCCCTTTTTGGGAAGTATTTTATTTGCTTTTGGTCTTTGGTTAGGTTATACTTTACATCGAACTTCTTCGAACGAATCCAATACAAGTCAAATAGAACAAACGATTAAGCTGATTACTGAAAATTATGTCGATTCAGTCTCTGATAGCATATTAAAACAATATGCCATTGAAGGCATGCTTGAAAAGCTTGATCCTCACTCCAGTTACATCAGTGCAGAACAGTTTAAAAAGATTAATGAAGACATCGAGGGATCTTTTGAAGGTATTGGAATACAATTTCGTATTCAGGATGATACGATTTTTGTCATTGACGTAATTCCCAATGGTCCTAGTGAAAAAGCTGGTCTACGACGCGGAGACAGAATTATTGAGGTAGACGGAAAAAAAGTAGCAGGAATCAACATCACCAACGAACAGGTACTCAAAATGCTAAAAGGACCTAAAGGCACTCAAGTCCAAGTTAAAGTTTATCGTAAAAATCAAAGAAAAAATATAACATACACCATAACCCGAAACGTTATTCCACTTCACTCCGTAGATGCCTCTTTTATGCTCAATGCAACCACCGGATATATTAAATTAACAACCTTTAATGCCAATGCTGCTGAA includes these proteins:
- a CDS encoding AtpZ/AtpI family protein, with amino-acid sequence MKKNDDPWKKFIYFSSIGFEMLAIMLVAGAIGYYIDDYYDHETKWVTLIGLLLGMFISFYTIFRQLKQD
- a CDS encoding aminoacyl-histidine dipeptidase; translation: MENFIFKGVEPERVWYYFYEISKIPRPSKKEDKIIAYLEEFGKKHELETIKDKVGNIVIRKPATAGFENKPWVCLQSHVDMVCEKNPDSNHDFEKDPLQLKIVDQWVMATGTTLGADNGIGVAMSLAILEDKSLQHGPIECLFTVDEETGLTGAFALDPSLLKSKILINLDSEDEGVIFIGCAGGRDTTGKTKISYTSIPAGLAAFEITIGGLKGGHSGDDINKGRANANKLLARILAAINESTTMYLCHIDGGNLRNAIPRDAKAIIAFPPTEKENIVSIINTYQHYFANEYKVTDPEVKVSLSEVSLPDKALESSLKDTIIRLLLGLPHGVLAYSQDIPDFVETSTNLASIKIKEDEIVIATSQRSSLESAKLFANQMVASVFALAQFSYTHSDGYPGWNPNPNSPLLKKAVEIYEELYQQKANVRAIHAGLECGLFSEKIPGMDMISIGPTMRGVHSPEEKLLIPTVERVYKWVQEILKRI
- a CDS encoding sigma-54 dependent transcriptional regulator, with the protein product MNKAEIQSIKQRFGIIGNSPLLDHAIDIARQVAPTDLTVLITGESGTGKEFFPKIIHHYSHRKHGPFIAVNCGAIPEGTIDSELFGHEKGSFTGAYEARKGYFEVVNGGTIFLDEVGDLPLGTQVRLLRVLETGEFIRVGSSKVLKTDVRVVAATNVNLVEAIKQGKFREDLFYRLNTVPIHIPPLRERRGDIVLLFNKFALDFAEKYRIPPIELTQEATQLLTQAYWHGNVRQLKNVAEQISIIEKERVITPEILRKYIQDITTTSLPALKKDSDMLEQYTTDREIVFKFLADMKKDIQELKRVVSHIIAVTGVNPSPTFKQVEHFTDLTNTTPDISFSIVDNASEHITSIKDVPAEIIKDDEPLSLEKKEMETIKKALEKYKGKRKLAAKELGISERTLYRKIKQYNLNM
- a CDS encoding endonuclease/exonuclease/phosphatase family protein: MRFFLVIFFIFHLIYGKSQAKYEVVTIGFYNLENLFDTINDPRFDDEEYLPTSALKWNTEKYLLKLRNMAEVISRIGESYLPGGPAILGVCEAENIHVLNDLCKKTVLSKSNYDAILFDSWYSRGVDVGLLYRKDFFKPLVAKPYRLIIPNDTSYKTRDQLLVKGILLGDTMFFIVNHWPSRRGGEKKSRPYRLAAAALTRHIVDSILQTDSLAKIFIMGDFNDDPTDQSVLNVLKAAGKKELAHQTFLYNPYYALYKYEGIGSHAYRDKWSLFDQIIVSKGLLCTEKGWQYFKAFVFNEEFLKQKEGTFKGYPFRTAIGGNFMGGYSDHFPSFVVIKRGKNDH
- a CDS encoding polymer-forming cytoskeletal protein; translated protein: MGRNQAEEQSIQNINILSNGTIVIGDIKVEGDIRIDGNVNGKIHVKGKIIIGSTAHIEGEIVCHHADIGGVIKGKLHVHELIMLRNTARIYGDIQTQKISIEPGAIFNGSCIMSSDTPSSKSH
- a CDS encoding glycine--tRNA ligase; its protein translation is MSDSPKNQDLLKSIIAHAKEYGFIFPSSEIYDGLSAIYDYGPYGIELKNNIRSYWWKSMVQLHENIVGLDAAIFMHPQVWKASGHVDAFNDPMIDNKDSKKRYRADELIEDYIQKLLDKANKEVEKARKKFGDDFNEEWFKQTNSNYLKYVSQAQDVQERLNKLLHANDLKGLKSLIDELEIVDPISGSRNWTEVRQFNLMFETLMGPTADEADKVYLRPETAQGIFVNFLNVQKTARMKIPFGIAQVGKAFRNEIVARQFIFRMREFEQMEMQFFVRPGEELEWFEYWKEERMKWHLAMGIPAEKYRWHVHEKLAHYANAAVDIEFEFPFGFKEIEGIHSRTNFDLSQHQLYSGKKMTYFDPETGESYIPYVIETSIGLDRTVLAILSHAYCEENLPDGSERTVLRIPSFLAPIKIAILPLVKKDGMPEFAYKIYQNLKHHFMCFYEEKDTIGRRYRRQDAIGTPYCVTIDNQTLDDSTVTIRNRDTMEQIRIHADQLLNYFTEHLKPKT
- the secG gene encoding preprotein translocase subunit SecG, with protein sequence MFSFLIVLIVIASILLGFVVLIQNPKGGGFAAGIQSTQFMGVRQAADFLEKATWTLAIAILFLSMLTLAFKPQKVTEEHSRVKKYIEEANIQPTHVPEGIQPIQQQNNQ
- a CDS encoding HTH domain-containing protein; protein product: MENIVEKVLQTMEQAGKPLTSGQIAEMTGLDKKAVEKAMQELKKQNKIISPKRCYWEPLKK
- a CDS encoding tetratricopeptide repeat protein codes for the protein MKISSTCSNALFTLFFPMTIVFWNCSTKKNTFIARQYHTLTAHYNVFFNGNEALKEGILTLENNHQDNFQQILSVWKEGSEKDHQSILPQMNRAEEKGYKTISLHSMEFGGIEYNKWIDDSYLLIAKANYYKGDFIKAKNIFEFVTTKYKKNLERYEAHLWLVKIALKTKNYPEAFNHLTTVKKAFEDKILNRKLVKFYYLTSIDYYNLTKNYDESIQCLQKVLPLVHSSRFKARLLFILAQVYQAKGDKQNAFETYQKVLQKNPPYNLAFHAKINLALTYDQSISTRKKIDLNSTLLKMAKDKKNEEYLDEIYYALAIYEFKLNNEQKALDYLKQSARKSSKNIYQKTLTYLTLANYLYERKKYREAQAYYDTLITIIPKDYPDLETIQQRQKILSKLVNYLVTIDREDSLQRIARMPEQERLALIDKLIQQYIIDEERKKQEERQRLSTLFQDNSQNLTNASSSWYFYNPQTVNFGKIEFRKRWGSRPLEDLWRLSNKQPTLTFEDISHQADTIEEDTNKASKNPRDRLFYLKDLPLTPEKLNQSNQRLENALFQVGYIYKTELQECTQAIPYLERHVNDFVESSNRPTSLYVLYTCYHDNLKDNNKANYYKNLLLSNYPESEYARILLDSNYWTKLKNQQKVSEIYYENTYNAFQKGQCDKVVYMADSALKSFVDPVLLSRFSYLRILCMGKLYGKDTLISLLKKEIKSFQQPIKKEAEQLLAFYQKESSSSQSFNPTSENINPPALFMKPNENDIHIFVCILDAKKSSSNTIKALFSDFNKQNYPDLNLSVGNVILNNERVMYSISQFKTKIDAMKYYQHVTSNSALLNQLLPANPIMFIISAPNYPIFYKNKNENEYLKFFKDHYFSP
- the lptE gene encoding LPS assembly lipoprotein LptE is translated as MRYISLMSFIFIAIFSSACKVKFTFTGASISPELLTFSVTNFQNNASLVNPILAQILTEKLRNKISSQTRLKLVNSGGDIHFEGEIVSYSLQPVAIQSNETAQLTQLTITIFVRCYNKKDETQNYETRFSRFQQFPSNQNFSSIENDLIDAITDELVDDIYRKTFVNW